One genomic region from Apodemus sylvaticus chromosome 1, mApoSyl1.1, whole genome shotgun sequence encodes:
- the LOC127682705 gene encoding major allergen I polypeptide chain 1-like, translating into MKLAVALVLLGAALLLTSGGDCGLCPVIERKVELFFHGNSKDYLQHVKAYTNNPDLLEEAERMKNCVDSKLTEEDKTHITNVIERIKASPYC; encoded by the exons ATGAAGCTCGCTGTTGCTCTGGTGCTCCTCGGGGCTGCCCTGCTCCTGACTTCAGGAGGAG ATTGTGGCCTTTGCCCAGTAATAGAGAGAAAAGTTGAACTATTTTTTCATGGGAACTCGAAGGACTATCTTCAGCATGTGAAAGCATACACTAATAACCCTGACTTACTGGAAGAGGCTGAAAGAATGAAGAACTGTGTCGATAGCAAGTtgacagaggaagacaagacACACATAACCAATGTCATC gAAAGAATTAAAGCCAGCCCCTATTGTTGA